In the Lepus europaeus isolate LE1 chromosome 18, mLepTim1.pri, whole genome shotgun sequence genome, one interval contains:
- the SMARCD2 gene encoding SWI/SNF-related matrix-associated actin-dependent regulator of chromatin subfamily D member 2 codes for MSGRGAGGFPLPPLSPGGGGAVAAALGAPPPPAGPGMLPGPALRGPGPAGGVGGPGAAAFRPMGPAGPAAQYQRPGMSPGSRMPMAGLQVGPPAGSPFGTAAPLRPGMPPTMMDPFRKRLLVPQAQPPMPAQRRGLKRRKMADKVLPQRIRELVPESQAYMDLLAFERKLDQTIARKRMEIQEAIKKPLTQKRKLRIYISNTFSPSKAEGDSGGTAGTPGAAPAGDKVASWELRVEGKLLDDPSKQKRKFSSFFKSLVIELDKELYGPDNHLVEWHRMPTTQETDGFQVKRPGDLNVKCTLLLMLDHQPPQYKLDPRLARLLGVHTQTRAAIMQALWLYIKHNQLQDGHEREYINCNRYFRQIFSCGRLRFSEIPMKLAGLLQHPDPIVINHVISVDPNDQKKTACYDIDVEVDDPLKAQMSNFLASTTNQQEIASLDVKIHETIESINQLKTQRDFMLSFSTDPQDFIQEWLRSQRRDLKIITDVIGNPEEERRAAFYHQPWAQEAVGRHIFAKVQQRRQELEQVLGIRLT; via the exons ATGTCGGGCCGTGGCGCGGGCGGGTTCCCGCTGCCCCCGCTGAgccctggcggcggcggcgccgtgGCAGCCGCCCTGGGAGCGCCGCCTCCCCCGGCGGGACCCGGCATGCTGCCGGGCCCGGCGCTCCGGGGCCCGGGGCCGGCTGGCGGCGTGGGGGGCCCCGGGGCCGCCGCCTTCCGCCCCATGGGCCCCGCGGGCCCCGCGGCGCAGTACCAG CGGCCTGGCATGTCACCAGGGAGCCGGATGCCCATGGCTGGCTTACAGGTGGGACCCCCTGCTGGCTCCCCGTTCGGCACAGCGGCTCCACTGCGACCCGGCATGCCACCCACCATGATGGATCCATTCCGAAAACGCCTGCTcgtgccccaggcccagcctccgATGCCTGCCCAGCGCCGAGG GTTGAAGAGGAGGAAGATGGCAGATAAGGTTCTACCTCAGCGA ATCCGGGAGCTGGTCCCAGAGTCTCAGGCATACATGGATCTCCTGGCGTTTGAGCGGAAGCTGGACCAGACCATTGCTCGAAAGCGCATGGAGATCCAGGAGGCCATCAAGAAGCCTCTGACG CAAAAGCGAAAGCTTCGGATCTACATTTCCAACACATTCAGTCCCAGCAAAGCCGAAGGGGATAGTGGGGGAACTGCCGGGACCCCTGGGGCAGCCCCCGCAGGAGACAAGGTGGCTTCCTGGGAACTCCGAGTGGAAGGAAAACTGCTGGATGAT CCTAGCAAACAGAAGAGGAAGTTCTCTTCATTCTTTAAGAGCCTCGTCATTGAGTTGGACAAGGAGCTGTACGGGCCTGACAACCACCTGGTGGAG tGGCACCGGATGCCCACCACCCAGGAGACAGATGGCTTCCAGGTGAAACGGCCTGGAGACCTCAATGTGAAGTGCACCCTCCTGCTCATGCTGGATCATCAG cCTCCCCAGTACAAATTGGACCCCCGACTGGCAAGGCTGCTAGGAGTGCACACACAGACCAGGGCTGCCATCATGCAGGCCCTGTGGCTTTACATCAAACACAACCAGCTACAGGATGGGCACGAGCGCGAGTACATCAACTGCAACCGTTACTTCCGCCAG atCTTCAGCTGTGGCCGACTCCGTTTCTCTGAGATTCCCATGAAGTTGGCTGGGCTGCTGCAGCATCCAGATCCCATTGTTATCAACCACGTCATCAG TGTGGATCCTAACGACCAGAAGAAGACGGCCTGTTATGACATAGATGTGGAAGTGGACGACCCACTGAAAGCCCAGATGAGCAATTTTCTGGCTTCTACCACCAATCAGCAGGAAATCGCCTCCCTTGACGTCAAG ATCCATGAGACCATAGAGTCCATCAACCAGCTGAAAACCCAGAGGGACTTCATGCTGAGCTTTAGCACCGACCCCCAGGACTTCATCCAGGAGTGGCTCCGTTCCCAGCGCCGCGACCTCAAG ATCATCACTGATGTGATCGGCAATCCTGAGGAGGAGAGGCGAGCTGCTTTCTACCACCAGCCCTGGGCCCAGGAAGCAGTGGGGAGGCACATCTTTGCCAAG GTGCAGCAGCGGCGGCAGGAACTGGAACAGGTGCTGGGAATCCGCTTGACCTAA
- the PSMC5 gene encoding 26S proteasome regulatory subunit 8: MALDGPEQMELEEGKAGSGLRQYYLSKIEELQLIVNDKSQNLRRLQAQRNELNAKVRLLREELQLLQEQGSYVGEVVRAMDKKKVLVKVHPEGKFVVDVDKNIDINDVTPNCRVALRNDSYTLHKILPNKVDPLVSLMMVEKVPDSTYEMIGGLDKQIKEIKEVIELPVKHPELFEALGIAQPKGVLLYGPPGTGKTLLARAVAHHTDCTFIRVSGSELVQKFIGEGARMVRELFVMAREHAPSIIFMDEIDSIGSSRLEGGSGGDSEVQRTMLELLNQLDGFEATKNIKVIMATNRIDILDSALLRPGRIDRKIEFPPPNEEARLDILKIHSRKMNLTRGINLRKIAELMPGASGAEVKGVCTEAGMYALRERRVHVTQEDFEMAVAKVMQKDSEKNMSIKKLWK, translated from the exons ATGGCGCTTGACGGACCGGAGCAG ATGGAGCTGGAAGAGGGGAAGGCAGGCAGCGGACTCCGCCAGTACTACCTGTCCAAGATCGAGGAGCTGCAG CTGATTGTGAATGACAAGAGCCAAAACCTTCGTCGGCTGCAGGCACAGAGGAATGAGCTAAATGCCAAAG TTCGCCTGCTGCGGGAGGAGCTACAGCTGCTGCAGGAGCAGGGCTCCTACGTGGGAGAAGTCGTCCGGGCCATGGATAAGAAGAAAGTGTTGGTCAAG GTGCATCCCGAGGGCAAGTTTGTCGTAGATGTGGACAAGAACATCGACATCAATGAT GTGACGCCAAACTGCCGGGTTGCGCTCAGAAATGACAGCTACACTCTACACAAGATCCTGCCCAACAAAGTGGACCCTCTCGTGTCACTCATGATGGTGGAGAAGGTGCCAGACTCCACCTACGAAATGATCGGGGGACTGGACAAGCAGATCAAGGAGATCAAAGAAGTGATTGAGCTGCCTGTCAAGCACCCTGAGCTCTTTGAAGCCCTGGGCATCGCACAACCCAAG ggaGTGCTGCTGTACGGACCCCCAGGCACCGGGAAGACTTTGTTGGCCCGCGCTGTGGCTCATCACACCGACTGTACCTTTATCCGCGTCTCCGGCTCTGAATTGGTACAGAAATTCATCGGAGAAG GGGCAAGAATGGTTCGGGAGCTGTTTGTCATGGCACGAGAACACGCTCCATCCATCATCTTCATGGACGAAATCGACTCCATCGGCTCCTCACGGCTGGAGGGAGGCTCTGGAGGGGACAGCGAAGTGCAGCGCACGATGCTTGAGCTGCTCAACCAGCTGGACGGCTTCGAGGCCACCAAGAACATCAAG GTCATCATGGCTACTAATAGGATTGACATCCTGGATTCCGCTCTGCTTCGCCCAGGACGCATCGACAGAAAAATTGAATTCCCACCCCCCAATGAAGAG GCTCGGCTGGACATCTTAAAGATCCATTCTCGGAAAATGAACCTGACCCGGGGGATCAACCTGAGGAAAATTGCTGAGCTGATGCCAGGAGCGTCAGGGGCTGAAGTTAAG GGTGTGTGCACAGAGGCCGGCATGTATGCCCTGCGGGAACGGCGAGTCCATGTCACCCAGGAGGACTTCGAGATGGCAGTCGCCAAG GTCATGCAAAAGGATAGTGAGAAGAACATGTCCATCAAGAAACTATGGAAGTGA
- the FTSJ3 gene encoding pre-rRNA 2'-O-ribose RNA methyltransferase FTSJ3, translating into MGKKGKVGKSRRDKFYHLAKETGYRSRSAFKLIQLNRRFQFLQKARALLDLCAAPGGWLQVAAKFMPVSSLIVGVDLVPIKPLPNVVTLQEDITTERCRQALRKELKTWKVDVVLNDGAPNVGASWVHDAYSQAHLTLMALRLACDFLARGGYFITKVFRSRDYQPLLWIFQQLFRRVQATKPQASRHESAEIFVVCQGFLAPDKVDSKFFDPKFAFKEVEVQAKTVTELVTKKKPKAEGYAEGDLTLFHRASVTDFLRAANPVDFLSKASEISLDDEELAQHPATTEDIRACCQDIKVLGRKELRSLLNWRTKLRRHVAKKLKEQAKALDISLSSGEEEEEEEEEAASAAGIPRQPSKEEEEEEQLNRTLAEMKAQEVAELKRKKKKLLREQRKQRERVELKMDLPGVSIADEGETGMFSLRTIRGHQLLEEVTQGDMSTADTFLSDLPRDDIYVSEEEEDEDVSLDSDLDPEELAGVRGPPGLKEQKRVQFAEVEDDKEEEGENPLLVSLEEKTVLQEEQANLWFSKDGFSGIEDDADEALEIGQAQLLNESRRKAQQQPAPPPAPSSLKSQRESRCPDEASEVRKAPLETDAAPGPGRGEDSSDSDSSSSEDEGSWEPSHGKKRRRGPKSDDAGFEVVPIEDPAKRRILDPEGLALGAVIASSKKAKRDLIDNSFNRYTFNEDEEELPEWFVQEEKQHRIRQLPIDKKDVEHYRKRWREINARPIKKVAEAKARKKRRMLKKLEQTKKKAEAVVNTVDISEREKVAQLRSLYKKAGLGKEKRQVTYVVAKKGVGRKVRRPAGVRGHFKVVDSRMKKDQRAQQRKEQRKKHKRK; encoded by the exons ATGGGCAAGAAGGGCAAAGTCGGCAAGAGCCGGCGAGACAAGTTCTATCACTTGGCAAAGGAGACGG GGTACCGTTCCCGCTCGGCTTTCAAGCTGATCCAGCTGAACCGCCGCTTTCAGTTCCTGCAGAAGGCCCGGGCCTTGCTGGACCTCTGTGCGGCGCCAGGAGGGTG GCTGCAGGTGGCTGCCAAGTTTATGCCTGTGTCCAGTCTTATTGTGG GAGTGGACCTGGTTCCAATCAAGCCTCTCCCCAATGTGGTGACACTGCAGGAGGACATCACGACAGAACGCTGTAGGCAG GCCCTGAGAAAGGAGCTGAAGACCTGGAAGGTTGATGTCGTGCTCAATGACGGGGCCCCCAACGTTGGGGCCAGCTGGGTTCACGATGCTTACTCGCAAG CCCACTTGACCCTGATGGCTTTGCGTCTGGCTTGTGATTTTCTGGCCCGCGGTGGCTACTTCATCACAAAGGTCTTCCGTTCCCGTGACTATCAGCCGCTGCTGTGGATCTTCCAGCAGCTGTTCCGCCGTGTCCAGGCTACCAAGCCCCAAGCCTCTCGCCATGAATCTGCAGAGATCTTTGTTGTATGCCAAG gattcctggctcctgacaagGTTGACAGTAAATTCTTCGATCCTAAATTTGCCTTCAAGGAGGTTGAAGTTCAGGCTAAAACTGTTACTGAGTTGGTGACTAAGAAGAAGCCAAAG GCTGAAGGCTATGCAGAGGGCGACCTCACTCTCTTTCACCGTGCCTCCGTCACTGACTTCCTCCGGGCTGCCAACCCCGTCGACTTCCTCTCCAAAGCCAGTGAG ATCTCGCTAGATGATGAAGAATTGGCACAGCATCCGGCGACCACCGAGGACATACGGGCATGCTGTCAGGACATCAAGGTGCTGGGGCGCAAGGAACTCAG GTCCCTCCTGAACTGGAGAACAAAGCTTCGGCGACATGTAGCCAAGAAGCTGAAAGAGCAAGCAAAGGCGCTGGACATCAG CCTCAGctcaggagaggaagaagaggaggaggaggaggaggcggcgtcAGCAGCTGGGATCCCAAGGCAGCCCtctaaagaggaggaggaagaggagcaattaaACCGGACTCTGGCAGAGATGAAAGCCCAGGAGGTGGCAGAATTAAAGAG gaagaaaaagaagctgCTGCGTGAGCAGAGAAAGCAGCGGGAGCGTGTGGAGCTGAAGATGGATCTGCCTGGGGTCTCCATTGCAGATGAGGGGGAGACTGGCATGTTCTCACTGCGTACCATCCGGGGCCACCAG TTGTTAGAGGAAGTAACACAAGGGGATATGAGCACTGCAGACACATTTCTGTCCGATCTGCCAAGGGATGACATCTATGtgtcagaggaggaggaggatgaggatgTGTCTCTGGACAGTGACCTGGATCCAGAGGAGCTGGCAGGAGTCAGGGGACCTCCGGGTCTGAAGGAACAGAAGCG TGTGCAGTTTGCTGAAGTAGAAGATGataaagaagaggaaggagagaatccACTGCTGGTGTCACTGGAGGAAAAGACAGTATTGCAGGAAGAACAGGCTAACCTGTGGTTCTCAAAG GACGGCTTCAGTGGGATCGAAGACGATGCGGATGAGGCCCTGGAGATCGGGCAGGCTCAGCTGTTAAACGAGAGCCGTCGGAAGGCGCAGCAGCAGccagcaccaccaccagcaccttcCAGTctgaagagtcagagagagtctCGGTGCCCGGATGAGGCCTCTGAAGTGAGGAAGGCTCCCCTGGAGACAGACGctgcccctggccctggcagGGGAGAGGACAGCTCAGACAGTGACAGCAGTAGCAGTGAGGATGAAGGGAG TTGGGAACCATCCCATGGTAAGAAGCGACGCCGGGGGCCGAAGTCAGATGATGCTGGGTTCGAGGTGGTGCCTATCGAGGACCCAG CGAAACGTCGGATACTGGACCCTGAAGGCCTGGCTCTAGGTGCTGTGATAGCCTCTTCTAAAAAGGCCAAGCGAGACCTCATAGATAACTCCTTCAACCG GTATACCTTCAATGAGGATGAAGAGGAACTTCCAGAGTGGTTTGTGCAGGAGGAGAAACAGCACCGGATCCGGCAGCTGCCTATTGACAAGAAGGACGTGGAGCATTACCGGAAACGCTGGAGGGAAATCAATGCACGTCCCATCAAGAAAGTGGCTGAGGCCAAGGCTAGAAAGAAACGGAGG ATGCTGAAGAAGCTGGAGCAGACCAAGAAGAAGGCAGAAGCTGTGGTGAACACCGTGGACATCTCAGAGCGAGAGAAAGTGGCACAGCTGCGAAG TCTCTACAAGAAAGCAGGGCTTGGCAAGGAGAAACGCCAAGTCACCTATGTTGTAGCCAAAAAAGGTGTGGGCCGCAAGGTGCGGCGGCCAGCTGGAGTCAGAGGCCACTTCAAAGTGGTGGACTCAAGGATGAAGAAGGACCAGAGAGCACAGCAGCGCAAGGAACAGAGGAAAAAACACAAACGGAAGTGA
- the DDX42 gene encoding ATP-dependent RNA helicase DDX42 isoform X2 — MAENPTAGVVQEEEEDNLEYDSDGNPIAPSKKIIDPLPPIDHSEIDYPPFEKNFYNEHEEITNLTPQQLIDLRHKLNLRVSGAAPPRPGSSFAHFGFDEQLMHQIRKSEYTQPTPIQCQGVPVALSGRDMIGIAKTGSGKTAAFIWPMLIHIMDQKELEPGDGPIAVIVCPTRELCQQIHAECKRFGKAYNLRSVAVYGGGSMWEQAKALQEGAEIVVCTPGRLIDHVKKKATNLQRVSYLVFDEADRMFDMGFEYQVRSIASHVRPDRQTLLFSATFRKKIEKLARDILIDPIRVVQGDIGEANEDVTQIVEILHSGPSKWNWLTRRLVEFTSSGSVLLFVTKKANAEELANNLKQEGHNLGLLHGDMDQSERNKVISDFKKKDIPVLVATDVAARGLDIPSIKTVINYDVARDIDTHTHRIGRTGRAGEKGVAYTLLTPKDSNFAGDLVRNLEGANQHVSKELLDLAMQNAWFRKSRFKGGKGKKLNIGGGGLGYRERPGLGSENSDRGNNNNVMSNYEAYKPSTGAMGDRLTAMKAAFQSQYKSHFVAASLNNQKAGSSAAGASGWTSAGSLNSVPSNSAQQGHNNPDSPSPNTTKGIPSFGNSGNVSSAPVTYPSAGAQGVNSTASGSNSREGIGGGNGKRERYAENWGGSRHSHGESSNRHGDSLRHGDGGRHGDGYRYTESSSRHTDGHRHGENRHGGSAGRHGENRSASDGRNGESRKEGCNRETKMDPKVDSSKLDKVDKTDKTDKTDSKTDKTADGFAVPEPPKRKKSRWDS; from the exons ATTGATTATCCaccatttgaaaaaaatttttacaatgagCATGAAGAGATAACCAACCTCACTCCACAACAGTTAATAGATCTCCGGCATAAGCTCAATCTTCGG GTCTCTGGTGCTGCACCTCCTAGACCAGGAAGTAGTTTTGCTCACTTTGGGTTTGATGAACAACTTATGCACCAGATTCGGAAATCTGAATACACCCAGCCCACTCCAATACAGTGCCAG gGAGTGCCTGTGGCACTAAGTGGTAGAGACATGATTGGTATTGCCAAAACAGGCAGTGGGAAAACTGCAGCGTTTATATGGCCCATGCTGATTCATATAATGGACCAGAAGGAATTGGAGCCAGGTGATGGACCAATTGCAGTAATTGTGTGTCCTACTAGGGAGCTTTGCCAGCAG ATCCATGCAGAATGTAAGCGGTTTGGGAAAGCATATAATCTTCGATCAGTGGCCGTGTATGGAGGAGGGAGCATGTGGGAACAGGCCAAGGCCCTTCAGGAAGGGGCAGAGATTGTTGTGTGCACCCCA GGTCGACTGATTGATCATGTAAAGAAGAAAGCTACCAATCTTCAAAGAGTCTCTTACCTTGTGTTTGATGAAGCAGATCGAATGTTTGACATGGGATTTG AGTACCAGGTTCGATCCATAGCAAGTCATGTCCGTCCTGACAGACAGA CTCTCTTATTCAGTGCAACTTTTCGGAAAAAGATTGAAAAATTGGCCAGAGATATTTTGATCGACCCTATTCGAGTGGTGCAGGGAGATATTGGAGAG GCAAATGAAGATGTGACACAGATTGTGGAGATTCTCCATTCTGGGCCTAGTAAATGGAATTGGCTCACCCGGCGCCTGGTGGAGTTTACCTCCTCAGGCAGTGTCCTCCTGTTTGTCACTAAAAAAGCTAATGCTGAAGAGCTAGCCAATAACCTTAAGCAAGAAGGTCATAATCTTGGATTGCTCCATGGGGACATGGATCAGAGTGAAAGAAACAAAGTGATTTCAGACTTTAAGAAAAAGGATATTCCAGTTCTGGTGGCCACAGATGTTGCAG ccCGGGGTCTGGACATTCCTTCAATTAAGACTGTCATCAACTATGACGTGGCACGAGACATTGATACCCATACTCATAGGATTGGCCGCACAGGAAGAGCGGGTGAGAAGGGTGTGGCCTATACCTTACTGACCCCCAAGGACAGCAATTTTGCTGGTGACCTTGTCCGAAACTTGGAAGGAGCAAATCAACATGTTTCCAAGGAGCTCCTAGATCTGGCAATGCAG AATGCCTGGTTTCGGAAATCACGCTTCAAAGGAGGGAAAGGCAAAAAGCTCAACATTGGCGGAGGCGGCCTAGGCTATAGGGAGcggcctggcctgggctctgAGAACTCG gaCCGAGGAAATAATAACAATGTAATGAGCAATTATGAGGCCTATAAACCCTCCACGGGAGCTATGGGAGATCGGCTGACAGCAATGAAAGCAGCTTTCCAG TCACAATACAAGAGTCACTTTGTTGCAGCCAGCTTAAACAACCAGAAGGCTGGAAGCTCTGCTGCTGGGGCAAGTGGATGGACCAGTGCAGGGAGCTTGAATTCTGTTCCCAGTAATTCAGCACAGCAGGGCCATAACAATCctgacagccccagccccaacaccACCAAGGGTATCCCAAGCTTTGGCAACAGCGGGAACGTCAGCAGTGCCCCGGTGACCTACCCTtctgctggagcccagggagtCAACAGCACAGCTTCAGGAAGTAACAGCCGAGAAGGGATTGGGGGTGgcaatgggaagagagagagatacgcTGAGAACTGGGGTGGCAGCCGTCATAGCCATGGAGAAAGCAGCAATCGGCATGGTGATAGCCTTCGTCATGGAGATGGTGGTCGCCATGGAGATGGATACCGCTACACAGAAAGCAGCAGTCGTCATACTGATGGCCATCGGCATGGGGAAAACAGGCATGGAGGAAGTGCAGGCCGGCATGGAGAGAACCGGAGTGCAAGTGATGGTCGGAATGGGGAAAGCAGGAAAGAAGGTTGTAATCGTGAGACCAAGATGGACCCCAAAGTGGACAGCAGCAAGCTAGACAAGGTGGACAAGACGGACAAGACAGACAAGACAGACAGCAAGACAGATAAGACAGCTGATGGTTTTGCTGTCCCGGAGCCACCTAAACGCAAGAAAAGTCGATGGGACAGTTAG